In Panacibacter ginsenosidivorans, the following proteins share a genomic window:
- a CDS encoding formylglycine-generating enzyme family protein, with translation MIHFKYTSILLLIPVLITSLFSCNNATQKQKEDASVIIEHTKVAGAISCAYGLSPNDSAVFMNGGGADFKETVANTTTPTETAPEGMVWIPGGEFSMGGVNPVGIQDGGFETMNDARPVHRVYVDGFYMDASEVTNAEFAAFVKATNYITVAERKPTKEEFPDAPEDKLIAGSVVFSPPAGKVSLTDYLQWWSYKDGADWQHPLGKGSSIKGKENYPVVHISYEDAEAYAKWAGKRLPTEAEWEFAARGGKSGNLYAWGNELKPGGKWPANIFEGSFPDKDAADDGYAGIAPVKQFAPNGYGLYDVAGNVWEWCSDWYTPDYYQQLSTTGVARNPQGPANSYDPAEPGLKKKVQRGGSFLCTDQYCTRYMVGTRGKGEYRSATNHIGFRCVQDYVKK, from the coding sequence ATGATACATTTTAAATACACAAGCATTTTACTTTTAATACCAGTATTAATTACATCACTTTTTAGTTGTAATAATGCAACTCAGAAACAAAAGGAAGATGCCTCTGTTATTATTGAGCACACAAAAGTTGCAGGCGCGATATCATGTGCATACGGGCTCTCACCAAACGATAGTGCAGTATTTATGAATGGTGGTGGCGCAGATTTCAAAGAAACTGTTGCAAATACTACTACACCAACTGAAACCGCACCTGAAGGAATGGTTTGGATACCAGGTGGCGAATTTAGCATGGGTGGCGTAAACCCTGTAGGCATACAAGACGGTGGCTTTGAAACCATGAACGATGCAAGACCTGTTCACCGTGTATATGTCGACGGTTTTTACATGGATGCATCTGAAGTAACCAATGCAGAATTCGCAGCCTTTGTAAAAGCTACTAACTATATTACAGTTGCAGAAAGAAAACCAACTAAAGAAGAATTCCCAGATGCTCCTGAAGATAAATTGATTGCAGGTTCTGTGGTATTTTCTCCACCTGCAGGAAAAGTAAGTCTTACTGATTATTTACAATGGTGGAGCTATAAGGATGGTGCCGACTGGCAACACCCGCTTGGCAAAGGCAGCTCCATAAAAGGAAAAGAAAATTACCCTGTTGTACATATTAGTTATGAAGATGCTGAAGCTTATGCAAAATGGGCAGGTAAACGATTGCCAACAGAAGCTGAATGGGAATTTGCTGCACGTGGTGGCAAATCAGGCAACCTATATGCATGGGGCAATGAACTAAAACCTGGAGGCAAATGGCCCGCTAATATTTTTGAAGGTTCTTTTCCGGATAAAGATGCAGCAGACGATGGTTATGCGGGCATTGCACCTGTAAAACAATTTGCACCAAATGGGTATGGCTTATATGATGTAGCCGGGAATGTTTGGGAATGGTGCAGCGACTGGTACACACCCGATTATTATCAACAATTATCAACAACCGGCGTTGCAAGGAATCCTCAGGGCCCCGCAAATTCTTATGATCCGGCGGAGCCGGGTTTAAAGAAGAAGGTTCAACGCGGTGGTTCATTCTTGTGTACCGATCAATATTGCACACGCTACATGGTAGGCACAAGAGGCAAAGGGGAATACAGGTCTGCCACCAATCATATTGGTTTTCGCTGCGTGCAGGACTATGTAAAGAAATAA
- a CDS encoding TonB-dependent receptor domain-containing protein gives MRKLILIPLCCIFFVSFAQNKDSTSVADSSLYELKDNALDNLPVISLDDNDFSDAGPQNVSSVLNAGRNPFFSAAAYNFSALRFKIRGYDADLSATFMNGIPITNLDNGFTPFGLWGGLNDVMRNRDMAIGLRPGTFAFGAPGTSTSIDARASKQRKQTSFSYAYSNRSYNHRWMLTHSTGINKKGWAFSFSGSRRWADEGYVPGTYYDGWSYFFAVDKRVGQRNMLSLAAFGAPTENGRQGAAVTEMQELAGTHFYNPYWGYQNGKKRNASVGKTNQPVFILTHEFRINDHTSLLTAAGYSFGKRSISGVDWYNAPDPRPDYYRYLPSFQTDPAIKDIVTGLLKNNEANRQINWQNFYDVNRDNNETIYNADGIAGNNVTGHRALYILSDRVTDTKKFNFNSTLNSSFSDHLDFTAGLTVQSQKNIYYQQIDDLLGGEFYVDLNQFAERSFPGNNNAAQNNLDHPNGLVKVGEKYGYNYDIDVIRTAAWAQTSFKYNKLDFFLAGEVSQNVFWRKGNVRNGLFPDDSYGKSDINYFVNFSFKGGFTYKLNGRNYLYVNAAYSTRAPFFENAYIAPRTRNIEQDDLTSEIIQTAEAGYILNAPKLKIRLNGYYTSFRHGFNVLTFYHETYQNFVNYALSNIDKLHFGGEFGFEAKVARNLTVNAAAAVGRYYYNSRQNAVVSLDNTAEILDKQTVYSENYRIAATPQEAYSLGFTYRSPKFWFLSLTGNYFDQMWLDFNPIRRTAAAVEGVDPKSTQWQEIIDQTRLKAAYTVDFFGGYSYKISRTTQKLKPMYLVFNVGINNLLNNKNIVTGGYEQLRFDFDTKDPNQFPAKLYYAYGLNYFASVTLRF, from the coding sequence ATGCGAAAACTAATCCTAATCCCATTGTGCTGTATCTTTTTTGTATCCTTTGCCCAAAATAAAGATTCAACATCAGTGGCAGACAGTTCACTTTACGAACTAAAAGATAATGCACTGGATAACCTGCCTGTGATCTCTTTAGACGACAATGATTTTTCAGATGCAGGGCCACAAAATGTTTCTTCTGTTTTAAATGCAGGAAGAAATCCTTTCTTTTCAGCGGCAGCTTATAATTTCAGTGCGCTTCGTTTTAAGATCCGCGGATATGATGCAGATCTTTCTGCAACATTTATGAATGGTATTCCAATAACGAACCTTGATAATGGTTTTACACCTTTTGGTTTATGGGGCGGATTAAATGATGTAATGCGCAACCGCGATATGGCTATTGGGTTAAGACCGGGCACGTTTGCTTTTGGTGCACCAGGTACCAGTACAAGCATTGATGCAAGAGCAAGTAAGCAACGCAAACAAACCAGTTTTAGTTATGCATACTCTAACCGCAGCTATAATCACAGATGGATGCTTACACACAGCACAGGCATTAATAAAAAAGGATGGGCATTTTCTTTTTCAGGCAGTCGCCGCTGGGCCGATGAAGGTTATGTACCCGGCACTTATTATGATGGGTGGAGTTATTTTTTTGCTGTAGATAAAAGGGTGGGGCAAAGAAATATGCTTTCACTTGCAGCGTTTGGAGCGCCTACAGAGAATGGAAGGCAAGGTGCTGCTGTTACCGAAATGCAGGAACTGGCGGGCACGCATTTTTACAATCCTTATTGGGGATACCAAAATGGCAAAAAAAGAAATGCAAGTGTGGGTAAAACTAACCAACCTGTATTTATACTTACACATGAGTTCAGGATAAACGACCATACTTCACTACTGACAGCAGCAGGGTATTCATTTGGTAAAAGAAGCATAAGTGGTGTTGACTGGTATAATGCACCGGACCCAAGACCTGATTATTATCGTTATTTGCCAAGCTTTCAAACAGATCCTGCAATAAAAGATATAGTAACAGGTCTTTTAAAGAATAATGAAGCCAACAGGCAAATAAACTGGCAAAATTTTTATGATGTAAACAGGGATAACAACGAAACAATTTACAATGCTGATGGTATTGCCGGAAATAATGTTACCGGGCATCGTGCATTGTATATTTTATCCGACAGAGTTACTGATACAAAAAAATTTAATTTTAATTCAACACTTAATTCCAGCTTTAGCGATCATCTTGATTTTACTGCCGGGCTAACAGTGCAATCTCAAAAAAATATTTATTACCAGCAAATAGATGACCTGTTGGGTGGTGAATTTTATGTTGACCTTAACCAGTTTGCAGAAAGAAGTTTTCCGGGTAACAACAACGCAGCGCAAAATAACCTGGATCACCCCAACGGGCTTGTAAAGGTGGGAGAAAAGTATGGATATAATTACGACATCGATGTTATAAGAACTGCAGCATGGGCACAAACATCTTTTAAATACAATAAATTAGATTTCTTTCTTGCAGGTGAAGTTTCACAGAATGTTTTCTGGCGAAAAGGAAATGTAAGGAATGGATTATTTCCTGATGATTCTTATGGCAAATCAGACATAAACTATTTTGTAAACTTTTCTTTTAAAGGGGGCTTTACCTATAAGCTTAATGGCAGAAATTATTTATATGTCAACGCCGCTTATAGCACCAGAGCTCCATTCTTTGAGAATGCCTATATAGCACCCAGAACAAGAAATATTGAACAGGATGATCTTACTTCAGAAATAATACAAACAGCAGAAGCAGGCTATATACTTAATGCACCAAAACTTAAGATAAGGCTGAATGGTTATTATACATCATTCAGGCATGGGTTTAACGTGCTCACATTCTATCATGAAACTTATCAGAATTTTGTCAACTATGCATTAAGCAATATTGATAAACTTCATTTCGGTGGCGAATTTGGTTTTGAAGCCAAAGTTGCCCGCAACCTTACCGTAAATGCCGCAGCAGCTGTTGGCCGCTACTATTACAACAGCAGGCAAAACGCAGTTGTATCGCTAGATAATACCGCAGAGATACTGGATAAACAAACAGTGTATTCTGAAAACTACAGGATTGCTGCAACGCCACAGGAAGCTTATAGCTTAGGCTTTACTTACCGTTCACCAAAATTTTGGTTCTTAAGTTTAACGGGCAATTATTTTGACCAGATGTGGCTCGACTTTAATCCCATACGAAGAACCGCAGCAGCAGTGGAGGGTGTTGATCCAAAAAGCACGCAATGGCAGGAAATCATAGACCAAACGAGACTAAAAGCTGCATATACAGTCGATTTCTTTGGTGGTTATTCCTACAAGATCAGCAGAACAACACAAAAACTTAAACCCATGTACCTGGTATTTAATGTTGGTATCAATAACCTGCTAAATAATAAAAATATAGTTACCGGTGGTTATGAACAACTGCGTTTTGATTTTGATACAAAAGATCCTAACCAGTTCCCGGCCAAATTATATTATGCGTATGGTTTAAATTATTTCGCCAGTGTTACATTAAGATTTTAG
- the yajC gene encoding preprotein translocase subunit YajC, producing MNLLNTVLLMAPQTGTGADQSPLPTFLMMGAIILVFWLFMIRPQAKKAKDQKKYIENMQKGDKIVTIAGIHGKINKVNEDGTIDLETSPGSYIKIEKSAISLEWSQNANKAAGSVEKK from the coding sequence ATGAATCTTTTGAACACAGTATTACTAATGGCTCCTCAAACAGGAACCGGAGCAGACCAAAGTCCGTTACCTACCTTTCTTATGATGGGCGCCATTATTCTTGTTTTCTGGTTGTTTATGATACGTCCACAGGCCAAGAAAGCAAAGGATCAGAAAAAATATATCGAGAACATGCAGAAAGGGGATAAGATCGTAACCATTGCAGGTATACATGGCAAGATCAACAAAGTAAATGAAGATGGAACTATAGATCTTGAAACAAGCCCGGGTAGCTATATTAAGATCGAAAAATCTGCTATCAGTCTTGAGTGGAGCCAGAATGCCAATAAAGCAGCAGGTTCTGTAGAGAAGAAATAA
- the nusB gene encoding transcription antitermination factor NusB, translating into MISRRNIRVKVMQELYALQAIDGAQDKINPVDNLKKSLDLTTGLFVYLLYFITEVARYAEKDAKQRALRNLPSAADKNVNTKISGNELLWRILENESFKKEKATRTLAFPDTEDQVKKTYNELAATDNYKQYILAQGRDKKAEKDMLIFIFTNLMLPNEDFIQHIEEHFTNWDDDAEMMDQLMLNYLQKPGSYSLQQMVGEEKWKFAKDLLVTTFNKKDYALELIKPKLKNWDSERIAALDMILMQMGVCEFLYFETIPPKVTINEYIDLAKEYSTPQSGQFVNGILDSIHKELLSQDKIHKIDFKQKA; encoded by the coding sequence ATGATCAGCAGAAGAAATATACGTGTTAAAGTAATGCAGGAACTGTACGCGCTTCAAGCAATAGATGGTGCGCAGGATAAAATTAATCCCGTAGATAATTTAAAAAAGAGTCTTGATCTTACCACGGGCCTTTTTGTTTACCTGTTGTACTTTATTACCGAAGTGGCACGCTATGCAGAAAAAGATGCAAAACAGCGTGCATTAAGAAACCTGCCATCGGCAGCAGACAAAAATGTAAATACCAAGATTTCGGGAAATGAATTACTTTGGCGTATCCTGGAAAATGAGTCTTTTAAAAAAGAAAAAGCTACCCGTACATTAGCTTTTCCTGATACGGAAGACCAGGTAAAAAAAACCTACAATGAGCTGGCTGCTACTGATAATTACAAGCAATACATTCTTGCACAAGGGCGTGATAAGAAAGCAGAAAAAGACATGCTTATTTTTATTTTTACGAATCTTATGTTGCCCAACGAAGATTTTATTCAGCATATAGAAGAACATTTCACCAACTGGGATGACGATGCTGAAATGATGGACCAGCTAATGCTAAATTACCTCCAAAAGCCTGGATCTTACAGCCTGCAGCAAATGGTGGGAGAGGAGAAATGGAAATTTGCAAAAGACCTGCTGGTAACAACATTTAATAAAAAAGATTACGCCTTGGAACTTATAAAACCCAAACTCAAAAACTGGGATTCAGAAAGAATAGCCGCGCTTGATATGATACTTATGCAAATGGGTGTATGTGAGTTTCTTTATTTTGAAACGATACCACCAAAGGTTACCATCAATGAATATATAGACCTGGCAAAAGAATACAGCACACCGCAAAGTGGGCAGTTTGTAAATGGTATTCTCGACAGCATACATAAGGAACTGCTAAGCCAGGATAAAATTCATAAAATTGATTTTAAACAAAAAGCCTGA
- a CDS encoding endonuclease/exonuclease/phosphatase family protein, with the protein MKIVSTLILSLIFFYTVQAQKQNYKAEVIAFYNLENFFDTIDNPVINDNEFTPKGEKNYNSTIYNSKVHHLATVISQIGTDMNPDGPAILGAAEIENDTVLNDLIREPLLSGRQYKFVHYDSKDLRGVDVALIYNPKYFKVEDSKKLFVRLPAGAKENIFTRDVLWVKGKLNGETVHVFVNHWPSRLGGEERSAPGRAAAAQVCKDFADSIQKTDASAKIIIMGDLNDDPISPSLTQVLHAKGKINEVQPGGLFNPWVEMYKKGYGTLAYQDAWGLFDQIIIGYSWLNKNQDGYFYFHQHIFNKQYMIENNGKYRGYPMRTWDGNTYRGGYSDHFPTYIVLVKKV; encoded by the coding sequence ATGAAAATAGTATCAACGCTAATTTTATCCCTTATCTTTTTTTATACAGTTCAGGCGCAGAAACAAAACTATAAAGCTGAGGTGATTGCGTTTTATAACCTCGAAAACTTTTTTGATACTATAGACAACCCTGTCATTAATGATAATGAGTTTACACCAAAAGGAGAAAAAAATTACAACAGTACTATTTACAACAGCAAAGTTCATCACCTTGCTACAGTTATCTCTCAAATAGGAACAGATATGAATCCTGATGGGCCTGCGATTCTCGGTGCTGCTGAAATTGAAAATGATACTGTGTTAAATGATCTTATAAGAGAGCCATTGCTCAGTGGCCGTCAATATAAATTTGTTCATTACGATTCTAAAGACCTGCGTGGTGTAGATGTGGCACTGATTTATAATCCAAAATATTTTAAAGTAGAAGACAGTAAAAAACTTTTTGTGCGCTTGCCAGCCGGTGCAAAAGAAAATATTTTTACCAGAGATGTATTATGGGTTAAAGGAAAACTGAATGGCGAAACTGTTCATGTTTTTGTTAACCACTGGCCAAGTCGGTTGGGTGGAGAAGAACGCAGTGCTCCTGGCCGCGCAGCAGCAGCGCAGGTTTGTAAAGATTTCGCAGACTCTATACAAAAAACTGATGCCAGTGCAAAGATCATTATCATGGGCGATTTAAATGACGATCCTATCAGTCCAAGCCTTACACAAGTGTTGCATGCAAAAGGAAAAATTAATGAGGTGCAACCTGGCGGCCTCTTTAATCCATGGGTGGAGATGTATAAGAAAGGTTATGGCACACTTGCCTACCAGGATGCATGGGGATTGTTTGACCAGATCATCATCGGTTATTCATGGCTAAACAAAAACCAGGATGGTTATTTTTATTTTCATCAGCATATTTTTAATAAACAATACATGATCGAGAATAATGGTAAGTATCGCGGTTATCCTATGCGCACATGGGATGGCAATACGTATCGCGGCGGTTATAGTGATCACTTTCCTACTTACATTGTATTGGTAAAAAAAGTGTAA
- a CDS encoding fatty acid desaturase family protein, which produces MQAPKFAHTSQSFHVELKNRINDYFANTGKPTTGGIRLFGKAAFLLITFCYLYIQLVFFTPSAPWAILLSILLGACTAAIGFNVMHDGGHGSFSKYPFVNKFAAITAEVLGASHFMWNMKHNVIHHAYTNVDGVDDDIDAKPVLRMASTQKRYKLHKFQHLYFWIFYCFLHLYWVMMSDYRKYFAGKIGDIPLKKMSVKDHITFWGFKILHYSLFIVIPIVKLGFTDWLIGYLSFTVVAGFILSIVFQLAHTVEHTEFPVPDAATNRLEDEWAIHQLKTTANFATKSRFVSWFVGGLNFQIEHHLFPKISHIHYPQISRIVKQACHEYGVVYVEYPRLDQAVASHVAFLKQMGRA; this is translated from the coding sequence ATGCAAGCTCCAAAATTCGCGCACACATCCCAATCTTTCCACGTAGAACTGAAAAACCGCATCAACGATTATTTTGCAAATACAGGTAAACCAACAACAGGAGGTATAAGATTATTTGGTAAAGCAGCTTTTTTGCTGATTACTTTTTGTTACCTCTACATTCAATTAGTTTTCTTTACTCCATCTGCTCCATGGGCCATATTATTAAGTATTTTATTAGGCGCATGCACAGCAGCTATTGGCTTTAACGTTATGCACGATGGTGGCCATGGTAGTTTTAGTAAATATCCATTTGTAAATAAATTTGCCGCTATAACTGCGGAAGTTTTAGGTGCAAGTCATTTTATGTGGAACATGAAGCACAATGTTATACATCATGCATATACAAATGTTGATGGTGTGGATGATGATATAGATGCTAAACCTGTACTTCGAATGGCTTCAACGCAGAAACGTTACAAATTGCATAAATTTCAACATTTATATTTTTGGATATTTTATTGTTTTCTTCATCTCTATTGGGTTATGATGAGTGACTACAGGAAATATTTTGCCGGAAAGATTGGCGATATTCCTTTGAAAAAAATGAGTGTAAAAGATCATATCACTTTCTGGGGTTTTAAAATATTGCACTACTCATTGTTCATTGTTATACCAATAGTAAAACTGGGCTTTACAGATTGGCTGATAGGCTATCTTTCTTTCACTGTTGTTGCAGGTTTTATTCTAAGTATTGTTTTCCAGCTTGCACATACTGTAGAACATACCGAATTTCCCGTGCCTGATGCAGCTACAAACAGGCTGGAAGATGAATGGGCTATTCACCAGTTGAAAACAACTGCCAATTTCGCTACAAAAAGTCGTTTTGTATCGTGGTTTGTTGGCGGGCTTAATTTCCAGATTGAACATCATTTGTTTCCTAAAATTTCGCATATACATTATCCGCAGATCAGCCGCATTGTGAAACAGGCATGTCATGAGTACGGTGTAGTGTACGTAGAATATCCAAGACTTGACCAGGCGGTGGCTTCCCATGTTGCATTTCTGAAACAAATGGGCAGGGCATAA
- a CDS encoding DUF1573 domain-containing protein has protein sequence MKRVLFFILPLLLLIIFYSCNSGDAAAKEAPADVATDSANFTTVKWNDTAVNFGTVVKGEKVHIKYTCTNTGNKPLFIYSVRPGCGCTVADYTKAAIMPGKTGEVNAEFDSNHGNPGEVHKSIAVQTNTLNASPRLTFTGTVNPPAESKDSTKKSS, from the coding sequence ATGAAAAGGGTTCTTTTTTTTATTCTTCCCTTGTTGCTGCTGATAATTTTTTATTCCTGTAATTCAGGCGATGCTGCAGCCAAAGAAGCACCTGCAGATGTCGCCACAGATTCTGCCAATTTTACTACGGTAAAATGGAATGATACTGCGGTTAATTTCGGCACTGTTGTTAAAGGGGAGAAAGTGCATATAAAATATACCTGCACTAACACGGGCAATAAACCTTTATTTATTTATTCTGTACGCCCTGGCTGTGGTTGCACCGTAGCTGACTATACCAAGGCTGCTATTATGCCGGGTAAAACCGGGGAAGTAAATGCAGAATTTGACAGTAATCATGGCAATCCTGGTGAAGTACACAAATCAATTGCCGTGCAAACAAATACGCTGAATGCTTCGCCACGTTTAACCTTTACAGGAACCGTAAATCCTCCTGCGGAAAGCAAAGACAGCACTAAGAAAAGTTCTTAA